The nucleotide window GGCACGCCGAACACGGCGGTGTCGGTGACGGTGCGCCCGCCTACCCGGTTCGTCGCCTCGATGAGCACGTAGGAGCGTCCAGCCTCGGCGATGCGCCGCGCGGCGGAGATGCCGGCGGCGCCGGCGCCGATGATGATGACATCCGCCTCGCCCTGCTGGCCAAGCGCGCGGGTGACACCCAGCGGAAGGGCGCCGAGGGCGGCGCCTCCGGCAAGGAAGGCACGGCGGGTGAGGGGGGAAAGGCGCGGATCGGTCACGGGCCGGACGCTAGCATGGCCCGCGCGCGCGGGGGAGGGGGGCCTCGGCGGCGCGCCGTCGGTCCTGGCCCTCCGCCAGCGGGCCTACCCCAGCACGCCCAGTGCCTGCCTGGCCGCCCGTTCGCCGGAGAGCCAGGCCCCGCCCACCGAGCCCCACAGGGTTTCATGGGCGTGCTCGCCGGCGAAGATCATGCGGTCGGCGAAGACCTCCATGAAGGCCTGGCGCATGTGGGCGTAGCCGGGCAGGGCGCAGGTGAAGGCGCCGAGCGCCCAAGGCTCGCGGCTCCAGCGGGTGGCGTGCACCTTGCCCACCTTCGCCGCCGTGCGGGCGCCGAACTCATGGGTCAGCGCCTCCAGGAGGAAGGCGTGCGCGGCCTCCGGCGGGCCGTTGGCGAGGTCCTGGGCAACGTCGCCGGCCACTTCCAGGCTGTGGAGGCTGCCGCCGTTGATGCGGGCGAGCAGGCCGTAGGCCCGCGGCCCCTCCACCTTGAAATAGATGAGTTCATCCGCCTTCAGCCCGGCGGGGTTGCCCGGCAGATCGAAGGCGATGTGGTCGTAGGTGCCGAGCGTAATGGTCTCGACCGCAGTGTGGACGCGCTCCGGCAGGCGGGGCAGGATGCGCAGCTTGCCGGCCGCGATCACGCTGGGCGGCACGGCGATGATGACCACCCGGCCCCTGAGCGTGCCGCGATCGGTGGCAACCGACACCAGGCGCCCATCAAGGTCCACGGTCCGGGCGGCGGTGCCAAGGCGCACGCTGAGCGGTGCGGCGAGCTTTGCCACCAGGGTGCCGAAGCCCTGCCGGCAGAATTCGTCCTCGTCTTTCTCCTCGGACCTTGAAAAATCAACGGTGGAGACCTGGTCCAGCTCCTTGGCGCAGGAGAACGGCCCCAGCGCGAAGCGCGCGCTCGGCGCCCAGTTGCCGAGGTTCGGCAGCACCCGGCCGGCAGCAACATCGCGCCCGGCCTCGCCGGTGGCGATGATGGCGCGTTCGCCCCGCTTCACCGCGGCGAAGAAATCCGCGCTGTCACTCTCGCCCGCCTCGGCGCCATCCATGAACAGGCGGCCGTAGTCGGGCGCGCCATAGAGGTCGAGGCCCGCCGCCCGGCCGAAGGCGGACAGGGGATGCAGGCTCGGGGTGTGGATCCAGTGGGCGCCCACATCGAACGGGACGCCGAAGATGGTGGTATCGGTGAAGGCGCGGCCACCGACCCGGCCGGAGGCCTCGATCAGCGCATAGCTGTGCCCGGCCTCGGCGACGCGGCGGGCGGCGGCGATGCCTGCCGCCCCGGCGCCGATGATAATGACATCGGACTCCGCCCCCTGCCCCAGGGCGGCATAGGGGCCGGCGAGGGGCACCGCGGCCAGCGCGGCCCCGCGGGCGAGCAGTTTGCGGCGGTTCATCACGATGGTCCGGCCCTGTCCGTCTCGGACGTGACCATAAAGCCGGAACGGCCCCGGTTGAACCGGCCTCATGGGCGTTCCCGTCACATGATCGCGCGCGGAACGGGCGCGCGGTATCGCGGAAACTCAGTTGCGCCGGTTGGCCACGAACAGGGCGGCCTCGGCCAGCACCGCGCCGCGCGCGCCGAAGGGGGCGAGGGCGGCAGACGCATCCGCCACCAGCCGGTCGAGCAGGGTGCGGGCGGCGGGCAGGCCGAGGCGGGAGACCAGGGTCGCCTTGCCGGCGGCGGCGTCCTTGCCCACCTTCTTGCCCACCTCCTCGGCGGTGCCTTCCACGTCGAGGATGTCGTCGGCGATCTGGAAGGCGGCGCCCAGCGCCCGGCCATAGGCCAGGAGCGCCGCGCGCTCGTCCGCCGTGGCGCCACCCAAAAGCGCGCCGGCCTCCACGGAGACCGCCAAAAGCGCGCCGGTCTTCATGGCCTGGAGGTCGCGGATGGCGTCTTCCGCCAGGGCGAGGGGGGTGCCGCCGGAGAAGCGGCCCTCGGCGGCGAGGTCCAGCATCTGCCCGCCCACCATGCCGCCGATGCCCGAAGCGCGGGCCAGCGCCCGCACCAGTGCGATGCGCACGGCCGGATCGGGATGGGCATCCTCCCCCGCCAGAAGGTCGAAGGCGAGGGTGAGCAGGCCGTCGCCGGCGAGGATGGCGGTGGCCTCGTCAAAGGCCCGGTGCACGGTGGGCCGGCCCCGGCGCAGATCGTCGTCGTCCATGGCTGGCAGATCGTCATGGACCAGGGAATAGCAATGGATGCACTCGATGGCGGTGGCGGCCGTCACCGCCTGATCGGCCGGGATGCCGAACAGGGCAGCGCTTTCGATCACCAGGAACGGCCGCAGCCGTTTGCCGCCGCCGAGCGCGCCGTGGCGCATGGCGGCCATCAGCCGCTCGGGCCGTAGCCGCTCGCCGGGGAGCGCGGCGTCGGCGAGGGCGAGGGCGAGGCGGGCCTCGGTGGCCGCGGCGGAGGCGTCGAGCCGGTCCTTGAGGGAAAAGGTCACGATCGGGTCACCTTGGGGCAAAAGGGCCAGAACCTGCGGGCCGACGCCTGCGGGCCACAAACGGGGCGGGAGGGAACGCCCGGGCCGGGCGCGCCGTTGACGGGGGCCACCGGGTGCCCCAACCAGAAGGCCGGGTCAAGCCGATTGGCCGCGCCCGACGGGCGAGGGAGGTTTTTGATGGTCGCTCTGGTGCTGCGCGTGATGCTGGCCCTCGCCGCGATCCCGCTGATGCTGTCCATTGCCTACAATGTGGTCAACCCGGTCTCCACGCTCATGCTGCTGCGGTGGGTTGAGGGCAAGCGGGTGGAGCGGGTCTGGACCCCCATCGAGCAGATGTCGCCGGCGCTGGTGCGCACCGTCATCGCCTCGGAGGATGCGAGCTTCTGCAGCCATTGGGGCGTGGACCTCGACGAGATGCGCGCCGCTATCGACAAGGCGGACGAACTGGACGACGCCCGCGGCGCCTCCACCATCCCCATGCAGATCGCCAAGAACCTGTTCCTGTGGCCGGGGCGGGCGCTGATCCGCAAGGCGTTCGAGATTCCGCTGGCCCTGTGGCTGGACCTGGTGGTGAGCAAAAGACGGCTGATCGAGATCTATCTCAACATCGCCGAATGGGGCCCGAACGGGGAGTTCGGGGTGGAAGCGGGCGCGCGCCGGGCCTTCGGCATCCCCGCGGCGCGGGTAGATGCGCGGCAGGCGGCCCTGCTGGCGGTGATGCTGCCCAACCCCCGGCGGCGCGATGCAGGCAACCCTTCCGCCGGCGTGGAACGCCTCGCATCCCGGCTCCAGGCGCGGGTGCCCAGGGAGGGGCCGGAGCTGACGGCCTGCCTCGGGCCGCTGCGGTAACCCGCCGAAAGTGGTCCGAAGGTGCGTCCACGGGCGCCGAGCTTCTTGATTGTGGCGCCTGCAGGCGCCACATGGGGGAACGCGCGATGCCGGTCATCCGGCGCGCACCTTCCTCCCACCGGCCCGGTCATGACGCAATCCACCGCACCCGCCCGTCCCAAGATGAGCCCCTGGCTCAAGATCGGCCTCGAAATCGGCCCGCTGGTGCTGTTCTTCGCCGCCAACGGCTATGGCGGCATCTATGTGGCCACCGGCGTGTTCATGGTGGCGACGCTGGCGGCGCTGCTCGCAATGTGGGTGCTGGCGCGGCGCATTGCGGTGATGCCGCTGGTGTCGGCGCTGGTGGTGATGGTGTTCGGCGGCCTCACCCTGTGGCTGCAGGACGACCACTTCATCAAGCTCAAGCCCACCATGGTGAATGCCCTGTTCGGCGTGCTGCTGCTGGGGGGGCTCTATTTCAAAAAGCCGCTGCTGCCTTACGTGTTCGACGGCATGGTGAAGCTCACCGAGGAGGGCTGGCGCGTCCTGACCATCCGCTGGGGGGTGTTCTTCCTGGTCATGGCGGTGCTGAACGAAATCGTGTGGCGCTCGGTCTCCACCGATACCTGGGTGGCCTTCAAGACCTTCGGCTACCTCCCGCTCACCTTTGCCTTCGCCATGGCCCAGGCTCCGCTCATGGCCCGCCACGAGTTGAAGGACGGCCCGCAGGAGGACTGATGCGCCGCCCCGGCCTTTCGCGCCCCGGTTTTACACGCGCCTGCCGGTTGACTGAGGCTTCGCACATCCGCATAAGCCCGAAAGAGGGCCCAGCATGCTGACGAAAAAAGGTAAGTATGGTCTCAAGGCGGCGGTCCACCTGGCCCGCCTTCCGCCCGGTGCGTCCACGCAGGTGGCCGACATCGCCGAGGCCAACAACATCCCGAAGAAATTCCTGGACGTCATCCTTGGCGAATTGCGTAACGCCGGCTTCCTGTCCTCCAAGAAGGGCAAGCTGGGTGGCTACCGCCTCGCCAGGGCGCCGGAGGAAATCGTGGTCGGCGAGATGATCCGTGCCCTCGACGGACCGCTCGCGCCGTTCGCCTGCGCCAGCCGCAACGCCTACGAGCAATGCGAGGACTGCGATGTCGCCACCTGCGAGGTGCGCATGCTCATGGTTCAGGTGCGCGACGCCATCGGCACCGTGCTCGACACCTACACCCTCGCCCAGATGCGCGATCTCTCGCGGGAAGCCCTGTCCTCGTTCGTGGACTATATCTGAGCGGGGCTGCCGCCCGTCTCTTATTGCTGGGCGGCGAGGAAGACGCGGAAGCGCGCCAGCGCCACAGCGAAGAACAGCACGCCCATGCCGAAGGTGGCCGCAAAGCGCGGCCATACCGTCTCGATCCCCGCTCCGCGATAGAGGATGGCCTGGGCGAAGGCCACGAACTGGGTCGAGGGCGAGGCCTGCATCACCACCTGCAGCCATTGCGGCATGCTCTCCAGCGGTGTGAAGCCGCCGGACAGCATGTTCATGGGCAGCACGGTGAGGAAGAACAATAGCCCGAACTGCGGCATGGACCCGGCCAGGGTGCCGAGGAAGATGCCGAGCGAGGCGGTGAAGAACAGGTAGAGCGCCGTCCCCGCGAGGAACAGCGGGATGGAGCCGGCGATCCCCATGCCGAGCCCCCATTTCAGCACCGCCACGATGCTGAAGGCGGAGCCGGCGAGGATGACCGCGCCATTGGCGAGGATCTTGGCCAGCATAATCTCGGACGGGTGCACCGGCAGCACCAGAAGGTGCTCCAGCGTGCCGTGCTCGCGCTCGCGGATCAGGGCGGCGCCGGCCAGCAGCACCGAGAGCATGGTGATGTTGGTGATGAGCCCCATGGTGCCGGTGAACCAGGAGGATTCCAGCCCCTGGTTGAAGGCGACGCGGACCTGAAGCTCCACCGGGCTCGCCACCCCCTCCGAATGCCGCAGCACGAAGCGGTTCACCTCCTCCTGGAAGATGGCGGAGATGTCGTTGGCGCCGAGGCCCGCCTGCATCAGGGACGTGGCGTCGATGAGCAACTGCACCGAGGGCGCGCGCCCGGCCAGAACGTCCGACTGGAAGTCCGGCGGGAAGTTGATCACGAAGGTGTAGCGGGCCGCATCCATGGCCGGGTCCACCTGCTGCGGGGCGAGCGGCACCGGCCGCTGGAAGCGCGGTGGCAGCAGGGCGTCGAGGATGGCGTTGGAAAGGGCGGAATTGTCCTCGTCCACCACGCCCACCGTGGCGCGGTTGAGGTCGTGCTTCATGCCGTTGGCCTGGAGCACGATGGCGAGGGTGAAGGCATAGGCCACCAGCACCAGCAGCGAGCGGTCGCGCCACAGGCTGATGAGTTCCTTCACCACCAGCTCGCGCACATTGCCGAGAAAGGCGAGCCAGCGGGGCGGGCTCTTGATCGCGCTCTGGTGCGGGGGAGGGGAGGGCGCCGCCATCTCAGGCCTCCTGCTTGCGCAGGATGAGGAAGGCGAGCCCCAGCAGCGCCGGCCAGAAGGCTGCGGTGGCGAGGACGAAGGGCAGGAGCTCGAAGAAGCCCAGGCCCTTGGTGAAGGCGCCCACGCTGATGCGCATGAAATAGGTGGTGGGGAAGAAGGTGCCCAGCACCCATGCCCCGCCCTCCAGCGTCGCCACTGGCTGGAGCATGCCGGAGAACTGGGTGGCCGGCATCATGGTGCCGATGGCGGTGCCGAACAGGGCCGCCACCTGGGTATTGGTGAGGGTGGAGGAGACCAGGCCGATGGCGGTGGTGGCAAGCACATAGGCGAGCGCCCCCAAAGCCAGCCCGAGGAAGGAGCCCTTCAGCGGCACCCCGAACAAAAACAGCGCCATCAGCACCATGACGCCGAAATTGAAGAAGGCCACCCCCGCATAGGGCAGTTGCTTGCCCAGCAGGAATTCCAGCTTGGTGACAGGCGTGACGTAGAGATTGGTGATGGAGCCCAGCTCCTTCTCCGTCACCACCCCCAGGGCGGTCAGGATGGCGGGGATGAAGATGAGCATGAGCGCGATGGTGGCGGGCACCATGGCGTCGAGGCTGCGGAACGACTGGTTATAGCGGTAGCGCATCTCCAGCGTCGCGGCCGCCGACAGGGTGCGTCCCGCCTGCTGCGCCGCGTCCGACAGGAACATGGCGTGCACCGCCGCCACATAGCCCTGGATGGTCTCGGCGCGGAACGGCATGGCGCCGTCGATAGTTACCAGCACCTCGGTGGGCCGCCCGGAGCGCAGATCCGCGCCGAAATTCGGTGGCATCTCAATGGCGAAGGCGATGGCGTTGGATTTCAGCCGCCGGTCGAGGTCGTCCGGGCTGGCGAGCGGGGGCTGCACGACGAAATAGGGGGAGTGGGCGAAGCCGTCCACATAGGCCCGGCTTTCCGGCGTCTGGTCGCGGTCGAGCACGGCGAAGCGCAGCTTGTCCACGTCGAGGGTGATGCCGTAGCCGAAGATGATCATGAGGAAGGCCGTGCCCAGCAGCGCGAAGGCAAGCCGGACCGGATCTCGCTTCAGCTCCAGGGTCTCGCGCCAGGCATAGGCGCCGAGGCGGCGCGGCGAGAAGGCGGCGGGCCGGCCGGTGGCCTTTGGCGCCGGGGGCGGCAGGCGGGCGTCGGTCTGCGCCGCCCGGCCGCCCATCTCCATATAGGCGACGAAGGCCTCCTCCAGCGTCGCCGCCTGCTTCTCGTCCTTGAGCGCCTGCGGCGTGCCGGTGGCGATCACCTGGCCCGCATGCATGAAGGAGATGCGGTCGCAGCGTTCCGCCTCGCCCATGAAATGGGTGGAGACGAAGATGGTGACGCCATCCTCCCGCGACAGGCGCTGGAGATGGTCCCAGAAATTGTCGCGCGCCACCGGGTCGACGCCCGAGGTGGGCTCGTCGAGGATCAGCACCTCCGGCTCGTGCAGCACCGCCACCGCCAGCGACAGGCGCTGGCGCACGCCGAGCGGCAGGCCGTCGGCGAGGGCGTCGAGGTGGCTGGCAAGGTCGAAGGCGCGCACCAGCTCGGCGATGCGCCGGTGCGCCTCCTCTTCCGGGAGGGAGAACAGATGGGCGTGCAGGTCGAGGTTCTGGCGAACCGTGAGTTCGCCATAGAGCGAGAAGGCCTGGCTCATGTATCCCACGCGCCGGCGGGTCTCGATGTCGCTCGGGTCCACCTGAACGCCGAACAGCAGCGCCTCGCCGGAGGAGGCCGGCAACAGGCCCGTGAGCATCTTCATGGTGGTGGACTTGCCGCAGCCGTTGGAGCCGAGGAAGCCGAATATCTCGCCCTTGCGGATCTTGAAGCTCACATGGTCCACCGCCACGAAATCCCCGAACTGCCGGGTGAGGCCGCGCGATTCGATGGCGATGGGCGCGTCGGGGGCGATGGCATCGATATGCTCCGTGCCGTCGCCGTCGCCGCGCTGGCCTTCCGGCAAAAGCGAAATGAAGGCGCGCTCAAGATTCGGCTGGCCGGTGCGTGCCAGAAGGTCCGCCGGGCTGCCGTCGGCGAGGATGCGGCCGCCATCCACCATCACCACCCGCTCGAAGCGCGCGGCCTCCTCCATGTCGGCGGTGGCGACCAGCAGGGTGAGGCCGGGGCGGGCGGCGCGGATGGTCTCGATGAAATCCCAGAACTGGCGGCGCGACAAAGGATCGACGCCGGTGGTGGGCTCGTCCAGCAGCAGCAGGTCGGGGTCGTGCACCAGGGCGCAGCACAGGCCGAGCTTCTGCTTCATGCCGCCGGACAATTTGCGCATGAGCCGGTCGGCGAAGGGATCAAGGCCGGTGGCGGCGAGCAAAGGTGCCACCCGCGCGCCCTTGGCGCCGGCGTCCTGGCCGAACAGGCGGGCGAAGAAGGCGATGTTCTCGGCCACCGTCAGGTTGGGATAGAGGTTGCGCCCCAGCCCCTGCGGCATGAAGGCGATGCGCGGCTGGGTCGCCTCGCGGGCGCGATGGTCGGAAAAATCCGCGCCCAGCACCTCCACCGTGCCGTGCTGGATGCGCTTGGCGCCTGCGATGAGGCCGAGCAGCGTGGACTTGCCCACCCCGTCCGGTCCCACCAGCGCCACGGAGGCGCCTTCCGCGATGGCAAGGTCCAGCCCTTCCACCGCGACGGTTTGGCCATAGAGGTGGCGGATGCCGGCCAGATGGATGGCGGCGCCCGCTATCGCCTCGCTCACCGGCTTCTCGCTCACCGGTCCTTCGCTCACCGGCACTTCGCTCACTTGGCGGCCTCGCCCACGAGGTCGGACTGGAGCCAGGTGGGCCATTGCGCCTTGGGATCCATCCGCACATAGCCGACGCCGGTCACGCCGGTCTTCACCTGCTCCAGGTATTTTTCCACCAGCGGACGGGCCACGCGCAGCTTCACGCGGAACATCATGCGGTCGCGCTCGCGCTGGGTTTCCACCTGCTTGGGGGTGAACTGCGCCCGCGCCGACACGAACGAGACGGCGGCCGGCACGGCGCGGTCGGGCAAAGGTTCCAGCAGCAGCCGCGCCTCGGCGCCGAGGGTGATGGCGCCGGCGTCCGAGGCGGGCAGGAAGATGGTCATGTAGACATCGGAAAGGTCGATGAAGGTGAGGACCTTGCCGCCCGCGCCCAGCACCTCGCCGGGCTCGGCGAGGCGGTAGATGACGCGGCCGGACTTCGGCGCCGTGAGGGTGCCGTCGTCCACCATGCGGGTCAGGCGCTCCACCTCGGCCTCGGCGGCGCGGATGGCGGATTCGCTCGCTGCGAGGCTGCTCTGGGCCGCGGCCAGCGCCGCCTGCGCGGTCAGCTTGGTGGTGCGGTATTGATCCACCTTCTGCTCGGTGGCGAAGCCCTTGGCGACAAGGGTCTCCTGCCGCTCCAGCTCCTTGGCGGCGAGGTCCAGCTCGCCCTTGCGCTGCTCCACCACGTGGAAAGCGGTGTCGCGGGACTGGCGGGCCTGGCTCGCCTGCGCATCGGCGGTGCGCAGGGCGGCGGCGGTCTCGGCCACATCCATATGGGCCACCACCTCTCCCTGATGGACGAAGTCGCCTTCCTCCGCGAGCACGTCGAGCACGCGGCCGGCGGCCTTGGTAGCCACATCCACCTGCGTCGCCTCGATGCGGCCGTTGCCATATGCGAAGCCCGGCGGCAGGGCGCGGCTGCGGCTTGCCATGTACCAGGCGCCCGCGCCCCCGGCGCCGACGACGGCAAGGAGGGCCAGCAGGATCACAAGCGTACGCTTCATGACAGGACACCTTTTCGGCGTGCAGACGCGCCCGCGGAAGGTCCTGCGGAAAGGTGCCGGCAAGGGGATGCCACAGCAGGCCACTCCCGCGGGGCTTCGGGGCGGACTTCAGGTTACAACTTACGGCGGTGCAGCAATACGGCGTTGATCAAGGTCAAGCCTCGTCGATCCGCGCCTGCAGCGCCATGGCGCCGGCTGGATTGCGCACCTTGGCGCCACTGATGAGGTAAATGAACACGTCCCGCTTGGCCTTGCCGGCCTTCGCCGCCGGGGCGAGCGTGGGCAGGCCCTCCGGCACCGCCCCCTTTTCCCAGGCGCCGGCGGCCCTGGCCCAGCGGTCCAGCCCGGCGGCGTCATAACCGGTCTCCACCTCCTCCCGGGTGCGCTGGAGGCGGGCATAGGTGAAGTCCGCCGTCACGTCGGCGATGGCGGGATAGTCGTCATGGTCGGCATAGACCACCGCCACCTTGTGCTTGCGTGCCAGCGCCACGAAGTCCGGCACCGCGAAGGAGGGGTGCCGCACCTCCACCGCATGGCGCAGCCTCACCCCTTCGTGGCTGTCCGGCAGCAGGGCGAGGAAGGCTGAGAAATCGTCCGGGTCGAAGGCCTTGGTGGCCGCGAACTGCCAGTTGATGGGGCCGAGCCGGTCGCCCATCTCGACAATGCCGCTGGCGATGAACTTGCCGACGCTCTCCTGCGCCTCCGCCAGCACCCGGCGATGGGTGACATAGCGCGTCGCCTTGAGGGCGAAGACGAAGCCGTCCGGCACCTGCCCGGCCCACTCGGCGCAGGATTTGGCCGAGGGCGTGCGATAGAAGGTGCCGTTGATCTCGATGGTCTTCAGGCGCTCGGCCGCGAAGGGCAGCTCCTTCTTGTGCGGCAGGCCCTCCGGGTAGAACACGCCCCGCCAGGGCTCGAACGTCCATCCGCCGATGCCGACGCGCACGCTCATGGGGTTCCTCCTTGCCGTGTTGCCGACCGAGTTGATGCCGTCCGCGCGCCCTCAGGGCAGGGGCAGGACGTGGGAATATTTCACCTGCTCCAGCGAAAACGAGCTTTCGATGGAGGCGATCCCCTCCAGCCGGGTCAGCTTCTGCTTCAGGAACCTCTCATAGGCATCGAGGTCCGCCGCCACCACCCGTAAAAGGTAGTCCCGCTGGCCGGTCATGAGATAGCATTCCAGCACCTCCGGCCAGGTGCGGATGGCGGCGGCGAAGGCGTCCAGCGCCTCCTCCTTCTGCCGTTCCAGCTTGATGGAGACGAACACGCTCACCGGCAGGCCGGCCTTGCGCTGGTCCAGCACCGCCACATAGCGGGAGATGAGGCCGTCCTCCTCCAGCGCCCGCACCCGCCGCAGGCAGGGCGAGGGGGAAAGGCCCACCTCGTCCGCGAGATCGGCGATGCTCATGCGCCCGTCGCGCTGCAGGGCGGCGAGGATCTTCCGGTCGATGGCGTCGAGGCGCAATTTTTCGCTCCAAAAGCGACAGATATTGGCAGGATATGCCTCAATTGGTCCCGTGTTAATGTGGATTTGAGCGAACCTGCCGGGCGGCTCGCGCTAGACTTCCCGGCAGCGGCGCGCCGGGCCCGAAGCGCGCCCCAAAAAACGCCCTTCGAGGAACGCCCCATGGACCGCCACACGTCTCATCCGCCCACGCCCTCGGCGCTCTCCACCCCCCTGCGCCCGCGCCCGGCGCCGCCGAGCGCGGGCGATCTCGCCATTCTCGCCGAGCTGGAGCGCAAGGTGCTGTGGCTGGCGAGCTGGATGATCCACAACGCCAACCACCTGCGCCCCGGCACGGACGGGCTGAAGGTGGGTGGCCATCAGGCCTCCTCGGCTTCGCTGGCCGCCATCATGAGCGCGCTCTATTTCCACGTGCTGCGCCCGGAGGACCGGGTGGCGGTGAAGCCCCACGCCAGCCCCATCTTCCACGCCATCCAATATCTGTTCGGCCGCCAGACCCGCGAGCGGCTGGAAAACTTCCGCGGCTTCAAGGGTGCCCAGTCCTACCCCTCCCGCACCAAGGACGCGGACGACGTGGACTTCTCCACCGGCTCCGTGGGCCTCGGCGTGGCGCAGACCCTGTTTGCCAGCCTGGCGCAGGATTATGTCCACGCCCACGGCCTCGCCGGCGACCGGCCCAAGGGGCGCATGATCGCCCTGGTGGGCGACGCGGAGCTGGACGAGGGCAACGTGTTCGAGGCCCTGCTGGAGGGCTGGAAGCACGAGGTGCGCAACACCTGGTGGATCATCGACTACAACCGCCAGAGCCTCGACGGCGTGGTGCGCGAGGGCCTCTACGAGCGCTTCACCGGCATCTTCGAGGCCATGGGCTGGCAGGTGGTCGTGCTCAAATACGGCACCCTGCAGCAGGCCGCCTTCGCCGAGCCCGGCGGGGCCGCCTTGAAAAGCTGGATCGACACCTGCCCCAATGCCGAATATTCCGCGCTCACCTTCCAGGGCGGGGCGGCCTGGCGCAAGCGCCTGATGGACGATCTCGGCGATCAGGGCGAGGTGTCCGCCCTCATCGCCCGGCGCTCGGATGCCGAGCTGTCCGCCCTGATGACCAATCTGGGTGGCCACGACATCGCCGCCCTCATCGCCGCTTTCGACGCCATCGACCACGACCGGCCGGTGGCCTTCCTGTGCTACACGGTGAAGGGCTTCGGCCTGCCGCTGGCCGGCCACAAGGACAACCACGCCGGCCTCATGACCCCGGCCC belongs to Xanthobacter autotrophicus Py2 and includes:
- a CDS encoding transcriptional regulator, BadM/Rrf2 family (TIGRFAM: putative transcriptional regulator, Rrf2 family~PFAM: protein of unknown function UPF0074~KEGG: mlo:mll4516 hypothetical protein) translates to MLTKKGKYGLKAAVHLARLPPGASTQVADIAEANNIPKKFLDVILGELRNAGFLSSKKGKLGGYRLARAPEEIVVGEMIRALDGPLAPFACASRNAYEQCEDCDVATCEVRMLMVQVRDAIGTVLDTYTLAQMRDLSREALSSFVDYI
- a CDS encoding intracellular septation protein A (TIGRFAM: intracellular septation protein A~PFAM: Intracellular septation protein A~KEGG: sme:SMc03853 hypothetical transmembrane protein) — encoded protein: MTQSTAPARPKMSPWLKIGLEIGPLVLFFAANGYGGIYVATGVFMVATLAALLAMWVLARRIAVMPLVSALVVMVFGGLTLWLQDDHFIKLKPTMVNALFGVLLLGGLYFKKPLLPYVFDGMVKLTEEGWRVLTIRWGVFFLVMAVLNEIVWRSVSTDTWVAFKTFGYLPLTFAFAMAQAPLMARHELKDGPQED
- a CDS encoding Polyprenyl synthetase (PFAM: Polyprenyl synthetase~KEGG: nha:Nham_0623 polyprenyl synthetase); its protein translation is MTFSLKDRLDASAAATEARLALALADAALPGERLRPERLMAAMRHGALGGGKRLRPFLVIESAALFGIPADQAVTAATAIECIHCYSLVHDDLPAMDDDDLRRGRPTVHRAFDEATAILAGDGLLTLAFDLLAGEDAHPDPAVRIALVRALARASGIGGMVGGQMLDLAAEGRFSGGTPLALAEDAIRDLQAMKTGALLAVSVEAGALLGGATADERAALLAYGRALGAAFQIADDILDVEGTAEEVGKKVGKDAAAGKATLVSRLGLPAARTLLDRLVADASAALAPFGARGAVLAEAALFVANRRN
- a CDS encoding amine oxidase (PFAM: amine oxidase; HI0933 family protein; FAD dependent oxidoreductase~KEGG: bja:blr0703 hypothetical protein) yields the protein MRPVQPGPFRLYGHVRDGQGRTIVMNRRKLLARGAALAAVPLAGPYAALGQGAESDVIIIGAGAAGIAAARRVAEAGHSYALIEASGRVGGRAFTDTTIFGVPFDVGAHWIHTPSLHPLSAFGRAAGLDLYGAPDYGRLFMDGAEAGESDSADFFAAVKRGERAIIATGEAGRDVAAGRVLPNLGNWAPSARFALGPFSCAKELDQVSTVDFSRSEEKDEDEFCRQGFGTLVAKLAAPLSVRLGTAARTVDLDGRLVSVATDRGTLRGRVVIIAVPPSVIAAGKLRILPRLPERVHTAVETITLGTYDHIAFDLPGNPAGLKADELIYFKVEGPRAYGLLARINGGSLHSLEVAGDVAQDLANGPPEAAHAFLLEALTHEFGARTAAKVGKVHATRWSREPWALGAFTCALPGYAHMRQAFMEVFADRMIFAGEHAHETLWGSVGGAWLSGERAARQALGVLG
- a CDS encoding ABC-2 type transporter (PFAM: ABC-2 type transporter~KEGG: bbt:BBta_7848 putative ABC transporter (permease protein)), with product MAAPSPPPHQSAIKSPPRWLAFLGNVRELVVKELISLWRDRSLLVLVAYAFTLAIVLQANGMKHDLNRATVGVVDEDNSALSNAILDALLPPRFQRPVPLAPQQVDPAMDAARYTFVINFPPDFQSDVLAGRAPSVQLLIDATSLMQAGLGANDISAIFQEEVNRFVLRHSEGVASPVELQVRVAFNQGLESSWFTGTMGLITNITMLSVLLAGAALIREREHGTLEHLLVLPVHPSEIMLAKILANGAVILAGSAFSIVAVLKWGLGMGIAGSIPLFLAGTALYLFFTASLGIFLGTLAGSMPQFGLLFFLTVLPMNMLSGGFTPLESMPQWLQVVMQASPSTQFVAFAQAILYRGAGIETVWPRFAATFGMGVLFFAVALARFRVFLAAQQ
- a CDS encoding monofunctional biosynthetic peptidoglycan transglycosylase (TIGRFAM: monofunctional biosynthetic peptidoglycan transglycosylase~PFAM: glycosyl transferase family 51~KEGG: rpd:RPD_0312 monofunctional biosynthetic peptidoglycan transglycosylase), with amino-acid sequence MVALVLRVMLALAAIPLMLSIAYNVVNPVSTLMLLRWVEGKRVERVWTPIEQMSPALVRTVIASEDASFCSHWGVDLDEMRAAIDKADELDDARGASTIPMQIAKNLFLWPGRALIRKAFEIPLALWLDLVVSKRRLIEIYLNIAEWGPNGEFGVEAGARRAFGIPAARVDARQAALLAVMLPNPRRRDAGNPSAGVERLASRLQARVPREGPELTACLGPLR